From the genome of Uranotaenia lowii strain MFRU-FL chromosome 1, ASM2978415v1, whole genome shotgun sequence, one region includes:
- the LOC129754359 gene encoding serine/threonine-protein kinase tousled-like 2 isoform X3 produces MEHFQTALDPRKQELLEARFLGARMSAGTQLQMAPQTTIVQQVGQNHLHSHHLQQQPPQPHQVTVPQPHPAHYGNPAQQQQQQQQVSAAAVVGGLVGLPQPPQLGTLTSLQQAQQQSHYSTNNNKDQDSNMSTGSSHSDKELETIINTPTPEKIPRTPSDRKRKRKAPDDNGGPGGGGGGGGGSHIRDRDSVKPRLSIPPLGDSKKINDYFSKHSVSSPHRTHPVGAAGTGGPLGAISNSGQQQQAQPGQPGSGNQGQSQQVSTKSPSPQQQQQHGQYPMYPPSPQPQLGSVVTSSGNLTSQAAAQDLYVRSQRGSSVASSTLVPPSSVSGTPSSVSAASLLSSSSSIISGGTVGVMVPPNAPPPQTHRDRDSQPPPPPLPPSVATVQQQQQVQTQVQTQSQQQVAVAQSQASLGVPNSTLAINSLAASLSHANNGTVVNPNAANSSTTSSSSSNHSIPNNVQSLAQSTSQQQSQPVTPTGPLMVSKLVQTDLTAADITERDQDFETSRTRADELSRLSDEQKCQITAHQKVIEQHKSHINKCIDVVKKLLKQKSNIEKKEARQKCMQNRLRLGQFVTQRVGATFQENWTDGYAFQELAKRQEEITAEREEIDRQKKLLMKKRPTNSENSRKRNNSSTSGVGSTTAVSSSGTTVVSQISATLHNGNDNTFLKPDSVVSSGSTFTIQEYYECDEILKLRQNALKKEDADLQLEMEKLERERNLHIRELKRIHNEDQSRFNNHPVLNDRYLLLMLLGKGGFSEVHKAFDLKEQRYVACKVHQLNKDWKEDKKANYIKHALREYNIHKALDHPRVVKLYDVFEIDANSFCTVLEYCDGHDLDFYLKQHKTIPEKEARSIIMQVVSALKYLNEIKPPIIHYDLKPGNILLTEGNVCGEIKITDFGLSKVMDEENYNPDHGMDLTSQGAGTYWYLPPECFVVGKNPPKISSKVDVWSVGVIFYQCLYGKKPFGHNQSQATILEENTILKATEVQFANKPTVTNEAKSFIRGCLAYRKEDRMDVFALAKHEYLQPPVSKKSAAAASSQNHHGSGNSGTSGQAGAGSGAGGGGGGSGGSGGGGGNQGGQQTSFSTGMFGNMNQSSSS; encoded by the exons ATGTCTGCCGGTACTCAACTGCAGATGGCACCACAGACAACCATAGTACAACAAGTCGGCCAAAATCATCTCCATTCGCATCATCTACAGCAGCAGCCACCACAGCCACACCAAGTGACGGTACCGCAGCCGCATCCGGCCCATTACGGCAATCCggcgcagcagcagcaacaacaacagcaagtATCGGCGGCGGCTGTTGTCGGTGGGTTGGTGGGCTTGCCCCAGCCACCGCAGCTAGGTACGCTCACTAGTTTGCAGCAGGCGCAACAACAGTCACACTACAGCACCAACAATAATAAAGATCAGGACTCGAATATGAGCACCGGATCGTCGCATAGTGATAAGGAGCTAGAGACTATAATCAATACTCCGACGCCGGAGAAGATTCCCCGGACGCCGTCGGATCGGAAGCGGAAGCGGAAAGCCCCCGACGACAATGGGGGTCCgggagggggagggggtggCGGCGGCGGTAGTCATATTCGTGATAGAGATAGTGTTAAGCCCCGTTTGTCGATACCACCATTAGGCGATAGTAAGAAAATTAACGACTACTTTTCCAAACATTCGGTAAGCAGTCCCCATCGGACGCACCCGGTTGGCGCAGCCGGAACCGGTGGTCCCCTAGGAGCAATAAGCAATTCTGGCCAGCAGCAGCAGGCACAGCCTGGTCAACCTGGCAGTGGAAATCAAGGGCAAAGCCAGCAGGTTTCCACTAAAAGTCCCAGTCcccagcaacaacagcagcatgGTCAGTATCCAATGTATCCACCTAGTCCTCAACCACAGCTAGGATCTGTGGTGACCTCCAGTGGTAATCTTACCAGCCAAGCTGCGGCACAGGATCTGTACGTGCGATCGCAGCGCGGTAGTTCTGTAGCATCTTCCACACTAGTTCCTCCATCGTCAGTATCGGGCACGCCGTCGTCAGTCTCGGCGGCCTCCTTACTGAGCTCATCCTCATCTATCATCTCCGGTGGTACAGTTGGCGTGATGGTTCCTCCCAATGCGCCACCCCCACAGACGCATCGGGATCGAGATTCTCAGCCACCTCCACCTCCCCTGCCTCCATCGGTTGCCACCgtgcagcaacaacaacaagtaCAGACGCAAGTACAGACACAATCCCAGCAACAAGTCGCCGTTGCGCAGTCTCAAGCCTCCCTCGGGGTTCCCAACTCTACACTAGCCATCAATAGTCTAGCGGCATCGCTGAGCCATGCCAACAATGGAACCGTTGTTAATCCAAACGCTGCCAACAGTAgcaccaccagcagcagcagcagtaatcATAGCATACCCAACAATGTCCAATCGTTAGCTCAATCAACCTCCCAGCAACAATCGCAGCCTGTCACCCCAACCGGTCCGCTCATGGTTTCCAAACTGGTTCAAACGGATCTAACGGCAGCGGACATCACCGAACGGGATCAGGACTTTGAAACCTCGCGGACACGGGCCGATGAACTTTCACGTCTATCGGACGAACAAAAGTGTCAAATTACGGCGCACCAGAAGGTCATCGAGCAGCACAAGAGCCACATCAACAAGTGTATAGATGTGGTGAAAAAGCTGCTCAAGCAAAAGAGCAACATCGAAAAGAAGGAGGCGCGCCAAAAGTGCATGCAGAACCGGTTACGGTTGGGTCAGTTCGTGACGCAGAGGGTCGGCGCTACGTTCCAGGAGAACTGGACCGACGGGTACGCGTTCCAGGAGTTGGCCAAACGCCAGGAGGAAATCACTGCCGAACGGGAGGAAATTGACCGCCAGAAGAAGCTGCTGATGAAGAAACGGCCGACCAACTCCGAGAACAGTCGGAAGCGAAACAATTCCAGCACGTCCGGTGTTGGCAGCACGACGGCCGTGTCCAGCTCCGGCACCACCGTGGTGAGTCAAATCTCGGCCACGCTCCACAACGGCAACGACAATACGTTCCTAAAGCCAGATTCGGTCGTCAGCAGCGGAAGCACCTTCACCATACAGGAGTACTACGAGTGTGACGAAATACTGAAGCTGCGGCAGAACGCACTCAAGAAGGAGGACGCCGACCTACAGCTGGAGATGGAGAAACTGGAGCGGGAACGGAACCTTCACATCCGGGAGCTGAAGCGGATACACAACGAAGATCAG TCGCGCTTCAACAACCATCCTGTGCTAAACGATCGGTATTTGCTGCTGATGCTCCTCGGCAAGGGTGGCTTCTCCGAAGTACACAAGGCGTTCGACCTCAAGGAACAGCGGTATGTGGCATGCAAGGTGCACCAACTGAACAAAGACTGGAAGGAAGATAAGAAAGCTAACTATATTaa GCACGCCCTGCGAGAATACAACATCCACAAAGCGCTCGATCACCCGCGGGTGGTCAAACTGTACGATGTGTTTGAGATCGATGCCAACTCATTCTGCACCGTGCTGGAATACTGTGATGGGCATGACCTCGACTTTTATCTGAAGCAGCACAAAACGATACCGGAGAAGGAGGCTCGGTCGATTATTATGCAG GTGGTATCGGCGCTGAAATACTTGAACGAGATAAAGCCCCCAATTATCCATTACGACCTTAAACCGGGAAACATCCTGCTGACGGAAGGTAACGTGTGCGGTGAGATCAAGATCACCGATTTCGGTCTTTCGaaggtgatggacgaagagaactATAATCCGGACCACGGTATGGATCTAACGTCTCAAGGTGCTGGAACTTATTG GTATTTACCGCCGGAGTGTTTCGTCGTGGGCAAAAATCCACCAAAGATCTCGTCCAAAGTGGACGTGTGGAGCGTCGGGGTCATCTTCTACCAGTGCCTGTACGGGAAGAAACCGTTCGGGCACAACCAGTCGCAGGCCACCATCCTGGAGGAGAACACCATCCTGAAGGCGACCGAGGTGCAGTTCGCCAACAAACCGACGGTCACGAACGAGGCGAAG AGCTTCATTCGGGGCTGTCTCGCCTACCGCAAAGAGGATCGAATGGACGTCTTTGCCCTGGCCAAACACGAGTATCTACAGCCGCCGGTGTCGAAGAAATCGGCGGCAGCTGCCTCCAGTCAGAATCACCACGGCAGTGGTAACAGTGGAACAAGTGGCCAAGCCGGAGCCGGAAGCGGTGCGGGGGGCGGTGGCGGAGGTTCGGGTGGTTCTGGTGGCGGCGGAGGAAATCAGGGCGGCCAGCAAACGTCCTTCTCAACGGGGATGTTTGGCAACATGAACCAATCCAGCTCTTCTTAG
- the LOC129754359 gene encoding serine/threonine-protein kinase tousled-like 2 isoform X2 — MSERRRSRTGGGASIKMEHFQTALDPRKQELLEARFLGARMSAGTQLQMAPQTTIVQQVGQNHLHSHHLQQQPPQPHQVTVPQPHPAHYGNPAQQQQQQQQVSAAAVVGGLVGLPQPPQLGTLTSLQQAQQQSHYSTNNNKDQDSNMSTGSSHSDKELETIINTPTPEKIPRTPSDRKRKRKAPDDNGGPGGGGGGGGGSHIRDRDSVKPRLSIPPLGDSKKINDYFSKHSVSSPHRTHPVGAAGTGGPLGAISNSGQQQQAQPGQPGSGNQGQSQQVSTKSPSPQQQQQHGQYPMYPPSPQPQLGSVVTSSGNLTSQAAAQDLYVRSQRGSSVASSTLVPPSSVSGTPSSVSAASLLSSSSSIISGGTVGVMVPPNAPPPQTHRDRDSQPPPPPLPPSVATVQQQQQVQTQVQTQSQQQVAVAQSQASLGVPNSTLAINSLAASLSHANNGTVVNPNAANSSTTSSSSSNHSIPNNVQSLAQSTSQQQSQPVTPTGPLMVSKLVQTDLTAADITERDQDFETSRTRADELSRLSDEQKCQITAHQKVIEQHKSHINKCIDVVKKLLKQKSNIEKKEARQKCMQNRLRLGQFVTQRVGATFQENWTDGYAFQELAKRQEEITAEREEIDRQKKLLMKKRPTNSENSRKRNNSSTSGVGSTTAVSSSGTTVVSQISATLHNGNDNTFLKPDSVVSSGSTFTIQEYYECDEILKLRQNALKKEDADLQLEMEKLERERNLHIRELKRIHNEDQSRFNNHPVLNDRYLLLMLLGKGGFSEVHKAFDLKEQRYVACKVHQLNKDWKEDKKANYIKHALREYNIHKALDHPRVVKLYDVFEIDANSFCTVLEYCDGHDLDFYLKQHKTIPEKEARSIIMQVVSALKYLNEIKPPIIHYDLKPGNILLTEGNVCGEIKITDFGLSKVMDEENYNPDHGMDLTSQGAGTYWYLPPECFVVGKNPPKISSKVDVWSVGVIFYQCLYGKKPFGHNQSQATILEENTILKATEVQFANKPTVTNEAKSFIRGCLAYRKEDRMDVFALAKHEYLQPPVSKKSAAAASSQNHHGSGNSGTSGQAGAGSGAGGGGGGSGGSGGGGGNQGGQQTSFSTGMFGNMNQSSSS; from the exons ATGTCTGCCGGTACTCAACTGCAGATGGCACCACAGACAACCATAGTACAACAAGTCGGCCAAAATCATCTCCATTCGCATCATCTACAGCAGCAGCCACCACAGCCACACCAAGTGACGGTACCGCAGCCGCATCCGGCCCATTACGGCAATCCggcgcagcagcagcaacaacaacagcaagtATCGGCGGCGGCTGTTGTCGGTGGGTTGGTGGGCTTGCCCCAGCCACCGCAGCTAGGTACGCTCACTAGTTTGCAGCAGGCGCAACAACAGTCACACTACAGCACCAACAATAATAAAGATCAGGACTCGAATATGAGCACCGGATCGTCGCATAGTGATAAGGAGCTAGAGACTATAATCAATACTCCGACGCCGGAGAAGATTCCCCGGACGCCGTCGGATCGGAAGCGGAAGCGGAAAGCCCCCGACGACAATGGGGGTCCgggagggggagggggtggCGGCGGCGGTAGTCATATTCGTGATAGAGATAGTGTTAAGCCCCGTTTGTCGATACCACCATTAGGCGATAGTAAGAAAATTAACGACTACTTTTCCAAACATTCGGTAAGCAGTCCCCATCGGACGCACCCGGTTGGCGCAGCCGGAACCGGTGGTCCCCTAGGAGCAATAAGCAATTCTGGCCAGCAGCAGCAGGCACAGCCTGGTCAACCTGGCAGTGGAAATCAAGGGCAAAGCCAGCAGGTTTCCACTAAAAGTCCCAGTCcccagcaacaacagcagcatgGTCAGTATCCAATGTATCCACCTAGTCCTCAACCACAGCTAGGATCTGTGGTGACCTCCAGTGGTAATCTTACCAGCCAAGCTGCGGCACAGGATCTGTACGTGCGATCGCAGCGCGGTAGTTCTGTAGCATCTTCCACACTAGTTCCTCCATCGTCAGTATCGGGCACGCCGTCGTCAGTCTCGGCGGCCTCCTTACTGAGCTCATCCTCATCTATCATCTCCGGTGGTACAGTTGGCGTGATGGTTCCTCCCAATGCGCCACCCCCACAGACGCATCGGGATCGAGATTCTCAGCCACCTCCACCTCCCCTGCCTCCATCGGTTGCCACCgtgcagcaacaacaacaagtaCAGACGCAAGTACAGACACAATCCCAGCAACAAGTCGCCGTTGCGCAGTCTCAAGCCTCCCTCGGGGTTCCCAACTCTACACTAGCCATCAATAGTCTAGCGGCATCGCTGAGCCATGCCAACAATGGAACCGTTGTTAATCCAAACGCTGCCAACAGTAgcaccaccagcagcagcagcagtaatcATAGCATACCCAACAATGTCCAATCGTTAGCTCAATCAACCTCCCAGCAACAATCGCAGCCTGTCACCCCAACCGGTCCGCTCATGGTTTCCAAACTGGTTCAAACGGATCTAACGGCAGCGGACATCACCGAACGGGATCAGGACTTTGAAACCTCGCGGACACGGGCCGATGAACTTTCACGTCTATCGGACGAACAAAAGTGTCAAATTACGGCGCACCAGAAGGTCATCGAGCAGCACAAGAGCCACATCAACAAGTGTATAGATGTGGTGAAAAAGCTGCTCAAGCAAAAGAGCAACATCGAAAAGAAGGAGGCGCGCCAAAAGTGCATGCAGAACCGGTTACGGTTGGGTCAGTTCGTGACGCAGAGGGTCGGCGCTACGTTCCAGGAGAACTGGACCGACGGGTACGCGTTCCAGGAGTTGGCCAAACGCCAGGAGGAAATCACTGCCGAACGGGAGGAAATTGACCGCCAGAAGAAGCTGCTGATGAAGAAACGGCCGACCAACTCCGAGAACAGTCGGAAGCGAAACAATTCCAGCACGTCCGGTGTTGGCAGCACGACGGCCGTGTCCAGCTCCGGCACCACCGTGGTGAGTCAAATCTCGGCCACGCTCCACAACGGCAACGACAATACGTTCCTAAAGCCAGATTCGGTCGTCAGCAGCGGAAGCACCTTCACCATACAGGAGTACTACGAGTGTGACGAAATACTGAAGCTGCGGCAGAACGCACTCAAGAAGGAGGACGCCGACCTACAGCTGGAGATGGAGAAACTGGAGCGGGAACGGAACCTTCACATCCGGGAGCTGAAGCGGATACACAACGAAGATCAG TCGCGCTTCAACAACCATCCTGTGCTAAACGATCGGTATTTGCTGCTGATGCTCCTCGGCAAGGGTGGCTTCTCCGAAGTACACAAGGCGTTCGACCTCAAGGAACAGCGGTATGTGGCATGCAAGGTGCACCAACTGAACAAAGACTGGAAGGAAGATAAGAAAGCTAACTATATTaa GCACGCCCTGCGAGAATACAACATCCACAAAGCGCTCGATCACCCGCGGGTGGTCAAACTGTACGATGTGTTTGAGATCGATGCCAACTCATTCTGCACCGTGCTGGAATACTGTGATGGGCATGACCTCGACTTTTATCTGAAGCAGCACAAAACGATACCGGAGAAGGAGGCTCGGTCGATTATTATGCAG GTGGTATCGGCGCTGAAATACTTGAACGAGATAAAGCCCCCAATTATCCATTACGACCTTAAACCGGGAAACATCCTGCTGACGGAAGGTAACGTGTGCGGTGAGATCAAGATCACCGATTTCGGTCTTTCGaaggtgatggacgaagagaactATAATCCGGACCACGGTATGGATCTAACGTCTCAAGGTGCTGGAACTTATTG GTATTTACCGCCGGAGTGTTTCGTCGTGGGCAAAAATCCACCAAAGATCTCGTCCAAAGTGGACGTGTGGAGCGTCGGGGTCATCTTCTACCAGTGCCTGTACGGGAAGAAACCGTTCGGGCACAACCAGTCGCAGGCCACCATCCTGGAGGAGAACACCATCCTGAAGGCGACCGAGGTGCAGTTCGCCAACAAACCGACGGTCACGAACGAGGCGAAG AGCTTCATTCGGGGCTGTCTCGCCTACCGCAAAGAGGATCGAATGGACGTCTTTGCCCTGGCCAAACACGAGTATCTACAGCCGCCGGTGTCGAAGAAATCGGCGGCAGCTGCCTCCAGTCAGAATCACCACGGCAGTGGTAACAGTGGAACAAGTGGCCAAGCCGGAGCCGGAAGCGGTGCGGGGGGCGGTGGCGGAGGTTCGGGTGGTTCTGGTGGCGGCGGAGGAAATCAGGGCGGCCAGCAAACGTCCTTCTCAACGGGGATGTTTGGCAACATGAACCAATCCAGCTCTTCTTAG
- the LOC129754359 gene encoding serine/threonine-protein kinase tousled-like 2 isoform X4, with translation MSAGTQLQMAPQTTIVQQVGQNHLHSHHLQQQPPQPHQVTVPQPHPAHYGNPAQQQQQQQQVSAAAVVGGLVGLPQPPQLGTLTSLQQAQQQSHYSTNNNKDQDSNMSTGSSHSDKELETIINTPTPEKIPRTPSDRKRKRKAPDDNGGPGGGGGGGGGSHIRDRDSVKPRLSIPPLGDSKKINDYFSKHSVSSPHRTHPVGAAGTGGPLGAISNSGQQQQAQPGQPGSGNQGQSQQVSTKSPSPQQQQQHGQYPMYPPSPQPQLGSVVTSSGNLTSQAAAQDLYVRSQRGSSVASSTLVPPSSVSGTPSSVSAASLLSSSSSIISGGTVGVMVPPNAPPPQTHRDRDSQPPPPPLPPSVATVQQQQQVQTQVQTQSQQQVAVAQSQASLGVPNSTLAINSLAASLSHANNGTVVNPNAANSSTTSSSSSNHSIPNNVQSLAQSTSQQQSQPVTPTGPLMVSKLVQTDLTAADITERDQDFETSRTRADELSRLSDEQKCQITAHQKVIEQHKSHINKCIDVVKKLLKQKSNIEKKEARQKCMQNRLRLGQFVTQRVGATFQENWTDGYAFQELAKRQEEITAEREEIDRQKKLLMKKRPTNSENSRKRNNSSTSGVGSTTAVSSSGTTVVSQISATLHNGNDNTFLKPDSVVSSGSTFTIQEYYECDEILKLRQNALKKEDADLQLEMEKLERERNLHIRELKRIHNEDQSRFNNHPVLNDRYLLLMLLGKGGFSEVHKAFDLKEQRYVACKVHQLNKDWKEDKKANYIKHALREYNIHKALDHPRVVKLYDVFEIDANSFCTVLEYCDGHDLDFYLKQHKTIPEKEARSIIMQVVSALKYLNEIKPPIIHYDLKPGNILLTEGNVCGEIKITDFGLSKVMDEENYNPDHGMDLTSQGAGTYWYLPPECFVVGKNPPKISSKVDVWSVGVIFYQCLYGKKPFGHNQSQATILEENTILKATEVQFANKPTVTNEAKSFIRGCLAYRKEDRMDVFALAKHEYLQPPVSKKSAAAASSQNHHGSGNSGTSGQAGAGSGAGGGGGGSGGSGGGGGNQGGQQTSFSTGMFGNMNQSSSS, from the exons ATGTCTGCCGGTACTCAACTGCAGATGGCACCACAGACAACCATAGTACAACAAGTCGGCCAAAATCATCTCCATTCGCATCATCTACAGCAGCAGCCACCACAGCCACACCAAGTGACGGTACCGCAGCCGCATCCGGCCCATTACGGCAATCCggcgcagcagcagcaacaacaacagcaagtATCGGCGGCGGCTGTTGTCGGTGGGTTGGTGGGCTTGCCCCAGCCACCGCAGCTAGGTACGCTCACTAGTTTGCAGCAGGCGCAACAACAGTCACACTACAGCACCAACAATAATAAAGATCAGGACTCGAATATGAGCACCGGATCGTCGCATAGTGATAAGGAGCTAGAGACTATAATCAATACTCCGACGCCGGAGAAGATTCCCCGGACGCCGTCGGATCGGAAGCGGAAGCGGAAAGCCCCCGACGACAATGGGGGTCCgggagggggagggggtggCGGCGGCGGTAGTCATATTCGTGATAGAGATAGTGTTAAGCCCCGTTTGTCGATACCACCATTAGGCGATAGTAAGAAAATTAACGACTACTTTTCCAAACATTCGGTAAGCAGTCCCCATCGGACGCACCCGGTTGGCGCAGCCGGAACCGGTGGTCCCCTAGGAGCAATAAGCAATTCTGGCCAGCAGCAGCAGGCACAGCCTGGTCAACCTGGCAGTGGAAATCAAGGGCAAAGCCAGCAGGTTTCCACTAAAAGTCCCAGTCcccagcaacaacagcagcatgGTCAGTATCCAATGTATCCACCTAGTCCTCAACCACAGCTAGGATCTGTGGTGACCTCCAGTGGTAATCTTACCAGCCAAGCTGCGGCACAGGATCTGTACGTGCGATCGCAGCGCGGTAGTTCTGTAGCATCTTCCACACTAGTTCCTCCATCGTCAGTATCGGGCACGCCGTCGTCAGTCTCGGCGGCCTCCTTACTGAGCTCATCCTCATCTATCATCTCCGGTGGTACAGTTGGCGTGATGGTTCCTCCCAATGCGCCACCCCCACAGACGCATCGGGATCGAGATTCTCAGCCACCTCCACCTCCCCTGCCTCCATCGGTTGCCACCgtgcagcaacaacaacaagtaCAGACGCAAGTACAGACACAATCCCAGCAACAAGTCGCCGTTGCGCAGTCTCAAGCCTCCCTCGGGGTTCCCAACTCTACACTAGCCATCAATAGTCTAGCGGCATCGCTGAGCCATGCCAACAATGGAACCGTTGTTAATCCAAACGCTGCCAACAGTAgcaccaccagcagcagcagcagtaatcATAGCATACCCAACAATGTCCAATCGTTAGCTCAATCAACCTCCCAGCAACAATCGCAGCCTGTCACCCCAACCGGTCCGCTCATGGTTTCCAAACTGGTTCAAACGGATCTAACGGCAGCGGACATCACCGAACGGGATCAGGACTTTGAAACCTCGCGGACACGGGCCGATGAACTTTCACGTCTATCGGACGAACAAAAGTGTCAAATTACGGCGCACCAGAAGGTCATCGAGCAGCACAAGAGCCACATCAACAAGTGTATAGATGTGGTGAAAAAGCTGCTCAAGCAAAAGAGCAACATCGAAAAGAAGGAGGCGCGCCAAAAGTGCATGCAGAACCGGTTACGGTTGGGTCAGTTCGTGACGCAGAGGGTCGGCGCTACGTTCCAGGAGAACTGGACCGACGGGTACGCGTTCCAGGAGTTGGCCAAACGCCAGGAGGAAATCACTGCCGAACGGGAGGAAATTGACCGCCAGAAGAAGCTGCTGATGAAGAAACGGCCGACCAACTCCGAGAACAGTCGGAAGCGAAACAATTCCAGCACGTCCGGTGTTGGCAGCACGACGGCCGTGTCCAGCTCCGGCACCACCGTGGTGAGTCAAATCTCGGCCACGCTCCACAACGGCAACGACAATACGTTCCTAAAGCCAGATTCGGTCGTCAGCAGCGGAAGCACCTTCACCATACAGGAGTACTACGAGTGTGACGAAATACTGAAGCTGCGGCAGAACGCACTCAAGAAGGAGGACGCCGACCTACAGCTGGAGATGGAGAAACTGGAGCGGGAACGGAACCTTCACATCCGGGAGCTGAAGCGGATACACAACGAAGATCAG TCGCGCTTCAACAACCATCCTGTGCTAAACGATCGGTATTTGCTGCTGATGCTCCTCGGCAAGGGTGGCTTCTCCGAAGTACACAAGGCGTTCGACCTCAAGGAACAGCGGTATGTGGCATGCAAGGTGCACCAACTGAACAAAGACTGGAAGGAAGATAAGAAAGCTAACTATATTaa GCACGCCCTGCGAGAATACAACATCCACAAAGCGCTCGATCACCCGCGGGTGGTCAAACTGTACGATGTGTTTGAGATCGATGCCAACTCATTCTGCACCGTGCTGGAATACTGTGATGGGCATGACCTCGACTTTTATCTGAAGCAGCACAAAACGATACCGGAGAAGGAGGCTCGGTCGATTATTATGCAG GTGGTATCGGCGCTGAAATACTTGAACGAGATAAAGCCCCCAATTATCCATTACGACCTTAAACCGGGAAACATCCTGCTGACGGAAGGTAACGTGTGCGGTGAGATCAAGATCACCGATTTCGGTCTTTCGaaggtgatggacgaagagaactATAATCCGGACCACGGTATGGATCTAACGTCTCAAGGTGCTGGAACTTATTG GTATTTACCGCCGGAGTGTTTCGTCGTGGGCAAAAATCCACCAAAGATCTCGTCCAAAGTGGACGTGTGGAGCGTCGGGGTCATCTTCTACCAGTGCCTGTACGGGAAGAAACCGTTCGGGCACAACCAGTCGCAGGCCACCATCCTGGAGGAGAACACCATCCTGAAGGCGACCGAGGTGCAGTTCGCCAACAAACCGACGGTCACGAACGAGGCGAAG AGCTTCATTCGGGGCTGTCTCGCCTACCGCAAAGAGGATCGAATGGACGTCTTTGCCCTGGCCAAACACGAGTATCTACAGCCGCCGGTGTCGAAGAAATCGGCGGCAGCTGCCTCCAGTCAGAATCACCACGGCAGTGGTAACAGTGGAACAAGTGGCCAAGCCGGAGCCGGAAGCGGTGCGGGGGGCGGTGGCGGAGGTTCGGGTGGTTCTGGTGGCGGCGGAGGAAATCAGGGCGGCCAGCAAACGTCCTTCTCAACGGGGATGTTTGGCAACATGAACCAATCCAGCTCTTCTTAG